The following proteins are co-located in the Nonlabens ponticola genome:
- a CDS encoding metallophosphoesterase, with protein MRWIITLLIVIGFQFYAFQLVRTLSRGHWAKWIYLAATILVILNIVLQFYLNPDRSQASSARDFAITLFLAVFVAQVVFVLFMLGEDIYRLIAGIWNRVTLDAASNSSFLPSRRKFLSMLGLGVAALPFGAIFYGAFKGKYDYQVRNYELSFDDLPEQFDGYTITQISDIHVGSFDDKEEVKYAIDLVNKQASDVILFTGDLVNNVSSELYGWEDIFSRLTASDGVFSVLGNHDYGDYASWETPEAKQANLQELFDIQKNMGWRLLLDENVSIDRGADSLKIVGVQNWGGGRFPKYGDLEKASQGLQNEDFKVLLSHDPTHWDAQVKENDTNFHLTLSGHTHGMQMGIEIPGWIKLSPAWFVYKKWAGIYKEYGRFLNVNRGFGFLGYSGRAGIWPEITVIKLKKRG; from the coding sequence ATGAGATGGATAATCACCTTACTAATCGTTATTGGCTTTCAGTTTTATGCATTTCAATTGGTGCGTACGCTATCACGTGGTCACTGGGCAAAATGGATTTATCTAGCGGCAACCATTCTCGTGATCCTGAATATCGTATTGCAATTTTACCTGAATCCAGATAGATCGCAAGCGTCTAGTGCGCGTGATTTTGCTATTACTTTATTCCTCGCTGTATTTGTCGCACAAGTTGTTTTTGTCCTGTTCATGCTAGGTGAGGACATTTATAGGCTGATTGCGGGAATCTGGAATCGCGTGACTTTAGATGCAGCTAGCAACAGTAGCTTTTTACCTAGCAGGCGCAAGTTTCTATCCATGTTAGGATTGGGTGTTGCCGCACTGCCTTTTGGAGCGATTTTTTACGGTGCATTTAAGGGGAAATATGATTATCAAGTGCGCAATTATGAGCTTAGCTTTGATGATTTACCTGAGCAATTTGATGGTTATACAATCACGCAGATTAGTGATATTCATGTGGGTTCCTTTGATGATAAGGAAGAAGTGAAATATGCGATCGACCTAGTCAACAAACAAGCTTCAGACGTCATTTTGTTTACAGGTGATCTAGTAAATAATGTGAGTAGTGAGTTGTACGGCTGGGAAGATATTTTCTCAAGGCTTACTGCCAGCGATGGTGTCTTTTCTGTACTGGGTAATCATGATTATGGCGATTATGCAAGCTGGGAAACACCAGAGGCAAAACAAGCTAACCTGCAAGAGCTTTTTGACATTCAAAAGAACATGGGCTGGCGATTATTGCTTGATGAGAATGTATCCATCGATAGAGGTGCAGATTCTTTAAAGATCGTTGGTGTACAAAATTGGGGTGGTGGCCGTTTCCCAAAATATGGTGATCTAGAAAAAGCATCACAAGGACTGCAAAATGAAGATTTCAAGGTGTTACTTTCTCATGATCCAACGCATTGGGATGCGCAGGTCAAAGAAAACGATACTAATTTTCACTTGACCCTAAGCGGTCACACGCACGGTATGCAAATGGGCATCGAGATTCCTGGCTGGATCAAACTAAGTCCTGCCTGGTTTGTGTATAAAAAGTGGGCTGGTATCTATAAAGAATATGGCAGGTTCTTGAATGTGAATCGTGGTTTTGGTTTTTTGGGTTATTCTGGACGTGCTGGTATCTGGCCAGAAATTACAGTTATAAAACTTAAAAAGCGAGGTTAA
- a CDS encoding alpha/beta hydrolase, translating to MRFFSTIIGILALTITSCTAADDAVSTAPITNLPAAIEKNASYGNHTQQTYDLYLPANRKANTTQTIVLLHGGSWVSGDKSSMDFMVQRIQSSLPNHAIINMNYRLANGSTVKAFPNQLEDIELMLDTLQEQSGSWQISDKTTLLGVSAGAHLSLLYAAAYDESDQVNKVINIVGPTDFTDDFYAGNPSFQFMFNALVDVPALNTNDPVTAVSPAQRITTSMPAVFNFYGNQDRLVALSQLESLEKALDQFAIPYESTIYDGGHANWNESQLQDLEDKIKSFLGG from the coding sequence ATGCGTTTTTTCAGCACCATAATAGGTATCCTAGCCTTAACTATCACCTCATGCACTGCCGCAGACGATGCCGTATCAACAGCACCTATCACCAACTTACCAGCCGCTATTGAGAAAAATGCAAGCTATGGTAATCATACACAACAAACCTATGATTTGTACCTACCTGCAAACCGTAAAGCAAATACCACACAAACTATCGTACTTCTGCATGGTGGTAGTTGGGTAAGCGGTGATAAATCAAGCATGGACTTTATGGTACAGCGCATTCAATCCAGCTTACCCAATCATGCCATCATTAATATGAACTATCGACTCGCAAATGGCAGTACGGTAAAGGCATTCCCTAATCAGTTAGAAGATATTGAATTGATGCTTGACACACTCCAGGAGCAAAGTGGCAGCTGGCAAATAAGTGATAAGACCACCTTGTTGGGTGTGAGCGCTGGCGCCCATCTATCGTTATTATATGCTGCAGCTTATGATGAGAGTGATCAGGTAAATAAGGTGATAAACATCGTAGGTCCTACAGATTTTACCGATGATTTCTATGCTGGTAATCCCAGTTTTCAATTTATGTTCAATGCGTTGGTCGATGTGCCTGCTTTAAACACTAATGATCCAGTGACTGCGGTAAGCCCAGCGCAACGTATCACCACCAGCATGCCTGCCGTGTTTAATTTCTACGGTAATCAAGATCGTCTTGTCGCCTTGAGCCAGCTAGAATCTCTGGAAAAAGCTCTTGACCAGTTTGCAATTCCCTATGAAAGCACCATTTATGATGGTGGTCATGCTAACTGGAACGAGAGCCAGTTGCAGGATCTTGAGGACAAGATTAAAAGCTTTTTAGGTGGTTAG